Proteins encoded together in one Streptomyces umbrinus window:
- a CDS encoding transposase: protein MSKRYTAEFKRDAVALALSSEKTVTEVARDLGVSPEGLRGWVKQAKIDRGEGPAGALTTAEREELVRLRRKVREQEATIEVLGKATAFFAQDKMR, encoded by the coding sequence ATGAGTAAGCGGTACACGGCCGAGTTCAAGCGGGACGCGGTCGCCTTGGCGTTGTCCTCGGAGAAGACGGTCACCGAGGTGGCGAGGGATCTGGGCGTGAGTCCGGAAGGGCTGCGCGGGTGGGTGAAGCAGGCGAAGATCGACCGCGGTGAGGGGCCCGCCGGGGCTTTGACCACTGCGGAGCGTGAGGAGCTGGTCCGGCTGCGGCGGAAGGTCCGCGAGCAGGAGGCCACGATCGAGGTTCTGGGAAAAGCGACCGCCTTCTTCGCTCAGGACAAGATGAGGTAG
- a CDS encoding LamG-like jellyroll fold domain-containing protein: MGRLSGRRARRGVGGGAALFAVLVSAVVVPVSSAGAVAAVEAPGLSEGQKALAEAQASGTQVEVASERSERTTVLANPDGFSFTLRESSVPVRVAKPGGGWQAPDATLEKRADGSVAPKAAAPQMVFSGGGDGDPLARIASRGRSLELKWPGELPEPQLGGASALYPEVLPGVDLKVTATVESFQHVLVVKTPQAAASEELKKLTFGLKTAGLNVREGAAGNLAAVDGDGQAVFKAPRAQMWDSAGQDVSQAPTAAAKSALAEADQPSDPSEAAPSGEGLEPGQGDVVSPMDVQVDEGSLEIVPDTKMLTGTAASAYPLFIDPSITWSESERTLLRSDGYEDYAWGNGEDDLGKGAGKCGIWNNYYCGPGYVQRLYFEFSPAALKGKKVLDATFRVTEPWAFQCDPRWVDLIRTSDNISSATTWSSRPGGWDTMGDRHVSAGRGSLCDPDSPDAPIEFNDNPEESNENLTPTVRDFAAGKFKNLTLMIKAHDETDTSAWKRFRNDAVLEVNFVGLPDKPTGVGLVTGTGTVCEKDASDPAIVSDPTPGLAATTQTKPGGEREAQLKIFFDLDHQNTDKTWSDTTAGNGDVRPSGDAYAGDGKKQTITWSTLADAKLYRYRAWVQSYYNGGKSHLAGPSNASTTGWCYFKVDKTAPKAPQVTLGAPYTPCLPDSCAAKGGPGQKATFTFAPASGDTNVVAYEYKMSSAAAWTRTTAKSATFTPPRSGTYHIYVRAVDNVEEGRPGAQSTVDFLVNSGEGPLGRWRFDEASGAAIDTGTASGTTRHNATLAGGAVRDDRGRRGQITHDAEGLPLTDVITDKGLALNGSSGNAATNGPVFEPRAAYTISAWVRLDSMAKDAAVLGQKGPDGNPFALWYIASQKKWYFGVRNADSTSFTGRYSVYEAQPNVWTHLAATYDPDTGQLAFYVDARRQGDPVAVSKTIASDGPLQFGRLQSASGTSYSNYFPGSIDEIAIWQRALSGELIDDEAKLQTSAQFAGVEMVADWDASRGSGTTVADSTSGYGKNLTLQGGASLSGGEIVLDGVDDASTAPGPLVYDHAAFTVSTSVSLNSAQLATKNIGYIGQVLGQRTTDGASWGLWFEMTGKKTETVPDPDTGEDIEKVTPSGRWHFGRLNADGTFSSVVSDEVAALDSPVRLTGIYDSLNGTISLYLGHNQNGDNTAYSVKLGTGDFAIGKAFDGGTWKHYLPARISDVRLWAGAMASSEQIDAHVGD, from the coding sequence GTGGGGCGTCTCAGTGGAAGACGTGCCAGACGTGGGGTTGGAGGGGGTGCTGCTTTATTTGCGGTACTTGTCTCCGCAGTGGTGGTGCCGGTCAGCTCGGCAGGGGCGGTCGCGGCGGTGGAAGCTCCGGGACTTTCGGAGGGGCAAAAGGCGCTGGCCGAGGCGCAGGCCTCCGGCACACAGGTCGAGGTGGCCAGCGAGCGCTCTGAGCGCACGACTGTCCTCGCCAACCCTGACGGGTTTTCGTTCACGCTGCGCGAGTCCTCGGTTCCGGTGCGGGTGGCCAAGCCCGGCGGGGGCTGGCAGGCGCCGGACGCGACGCTGGAGAAGCGCGCGGATGGTTCGGTGGCGCCGAAGGCGGCGGCACCGCAGATGGTGTTCTCCGGCGGTGGCGATGGTGATCCGCTGGCGCGGATCGCCAGTCGGGGCCGCTCGTTGGAGCTGAAGTGGCCGGGCGAGCTGCCCGAACCGCAGCTGGGCGGTGCCAGCGCCCTCTACCCCGAAGTCCTCCCGGGCGTCGACCTGAAGGTGACCGCGACGGTGGAGAGCTTCCAGCATGTGCTGGTGGTGAAGACTCCCCAGGCCGCGGCGAGTGAGGAACTGAAGAAGCTCACCTTCGGACTGAAGACCGCGGGCCTGAACGTGCGGGAGGGCGCGGCAGGCAATCTGGCCGCGGTGGACGGCGATGGCCAGGCGGTGTTCAAGGCGCCGCGGGCCCAGATGTGGGACTCGGCGGGCCAGGACGTCAGTCAGGCCCCGACCGCGGCGGCCAAGAGCGCGTTGGCCGAGGCCGACCAACCGTCGGACCCGTCGGAAGCAGCCCCGTCGGGCGAGGGACTGGAGCCCGGCCAGGGCGATGTGGTGTCCCCCATGGACGTGCAGGTCGACGAGGGCTCCCTGGAGATCGTGCCGGACACCAAGATGCTGACCGGCACGGCCGCGTCGGCGTACCCGCTGTTCATCGACCCCAGCATCACGTGGAGTGAATCCGAGCGCACCCTGCTGCGCTCGGACGGCTACGAGGACTACGCCTGGGGCAACGGCGAGGACGACCTGGGCAAGGGCGCGGGCAAGTGCGGCATCTGGAACAACTACTACTGCGGGCCGGGCTATGTGCAGCGGCTTTACTTCGAGTTCTCCCCGGCCGCGCTGAAGGGCAAGAAGGTCCTGGACGCCACGTTCCGGGTGACCGAACCTTGGGCGTTCCAGTGCGACCCGCGCTGGGTGGACCTGATCCGCACCAGCGACAACATCTCCTCCGCCACCACCTGGAGTTCACGTCCCGGCGGCTGGGACACGATGGGGGACCGACATGTGTCGGCGGGCCGGGGCTCGTTGTGCGATCCGGATTCTCCGGACGCGCCGATCGAGTTCAACGACAACCCCGAGGAGTCCAACGAGAACCTGACCCCGACCGTGCGGGACTTCGCGGCGGGCAAGTTCAAGAACCTCACCCTGATGATCAAGGCGCACGACGAGACGGACACCTCGGCGTGGAAGCGATTTCGCAACGATGCGGTCCTCGAGGTGAACTTTGTCGGCCTGCCGGACAAGCCCACCGGCGTGGGCCTGGTCACCGGGACGGGCACGGTGTGTGAGAAGGACGCATCCGACCCGGCGATCGTCTCCGATCCGACCCCGGGCCTGGCGGCCACCACGCAGACCAAGCCGGGTGGTGAGCGGGAGGCCCAGCTGAAGATCTTCTTCGATCTGGATCACCAGAACACCGACAAGACCTGGTCGGACACGACTGCCGGCAATGGTGACGTGCGGCCCTCGGGCGACGCGTATGCCGGCGACGGCAAGAAGCAAACGATCACCTGGTCGACACTGGCCGATGCCAAGCTGTACCGGTACCGGGCGTGGGTGCAGTCGTACTACAACGGCGGCAAGAGCCACTTGGCCGGCCCATCGAATGCCTCGACCACCGGCTGGTGCTACTTCAAGGTCGACAAGACCGCCCCCAAGGCACCCCAGGTCACCCTCGGCGCCCCCTACACCCCGTGCCTGCCGGACAGCTGCGCGGCCAAGGGCGGTCCCGGACAGAAGGCGACGTTCACCTTCGCTCCGGCCAGCGGGGACACGAACGTGGTCGCCTACGAGTACAAGATGTCGTCCGCGGCCGCCTGGACCCGCACCACAGCGAAATCCGCCACGTTCACACCACCGCGCTCAGGTACGTACCACATCTATGTCCGGGCTGTCGACAACGTAGAAGAGGGGAGGCCCGGCGCGCAGAGCACCGTGGATTTCTTGGTCAACTCGGGTGAAGGGCCCCTCGGGCGCTGGCGATTTGACGAAGCCAGCGGTGCGGCGATCGACACGGGGACGGCCAGCGGCACCACGCGGCACAACGCCACGCTGGCGGGCGGCGCGGTCCGTGACGACCGGGGCCGGCGCGGGCAGATCACGCATGACGCAGAAGGGCTTCCGCTAACGGACGTGATCACCGACAAGGGCCTCGCTCTCAACGGCAGCTCCGGAAATGCCGCCACCAACGGCCCCGTCTTCGAGCCCCGCGCCGCGTATACCATCTCCGCCTGGGTGCGCCTGGACTCGATGGCGAAGGACGCGGCGGTGCTGGGGCAGAAGGGTCCGGACGGCAACCCGTTCGCGCTGTGGTACATCGCCTCACAGAAGAAGTGGTACTTCGGCGTACGTAACGCCGACTCCACCAGTTTCACCGGCAGGTACTCGGTGTACGAGGCTCAGCCCAACGTCTGGACCCATCTCGCGGCCACCTATGACCCGGACACCGGGCAGCTGGCGTTCTACGTGGACGCCCGCCGACAGGGCGACCCGGTGGCAGTGTCCAAGACGATTGCCTCCGACGGGCCACTGCAGTTCGGCCGCCTTCAGAGCGCCAGTGGCACCAGCTACAGCAACTACTTCCCCGGCTCCATCGACGAGATCGCGATTTGGCAGCGGGCCCTGTCCGGCGAACTCATCGACGACGAGGCGAAACTGCAGACCTCGGCTCAATTCGCGGGGGTGGAGATGGTGGCGGACTGGGACGCTTCCCGCGGCAGCGGCACCACCGTGGCGGACTCCACCTCCGGCTACGGCAAGAACCTGACCCTGCAGGGCGGAGCCTCACTGAGCGGCGGGGAGATCGTGCTGGACGGTGTCGACGACGCGTCAACTGCGCCTGGTCCGCTGGTGTATGACCATGCGGCGTTCACCGTGTCCACCTCGGTCAGCCTGAACAGCGCCCAGCTCGCCACCAAGAACATCGGCTACATCGGCCAAGTCCTCGGCCAGCGCACCACGGACGGCGCCTCCTGGGGCCTGTGGTTCGAGATGACCGGCAAGAAGACCGAAACCGTCCCCGATCCGGACACCGGCGAGGACATCGAAAAGGTCACCCCCTCGGGCCGTTGGCACTTTGGTCGGCTCAACGCGGACGGCACGTTCAGCTCCGTGGTCTCCGACGAGGTAGCCGCCCTGGACAGCCCTGTCAGGCTCACCGGAATCTACGACTCGCTGAACGGCACGATCAGCCTGTACCTGGGTCACAACCAAAACGGCGACAACACCGCCTACAGCGTCAAGCTCGGCACCGGCGACTTCGCCATCGGCAAGGCCTTCGACGGCGGCACCTGGAAGCACTACCTACCGGCCCGGATCTCCGATGTCCGGCTGTGGGCCGGTGCGATGGCCAGCTCCGAACAGATCGACGCCCACGTCGGCGACTGA